A stretch of Flavobacterium sp. N2270 DNA encodes these proteins:
- a CDS encoding toxin-antitoxin system YwqK family antitoxin, with protein MKKIILVAALLVSGMFFAQEIKPKFEVVDNMVKATYYFDNGQVSQEGFYLDGKLHGKWISYTEAGTKQTMGEYESGAKVGKWFFWNENSLSEVDFSKSKMESVKKWSQDALVNN; from the coding sequence ATGAAAAAGATAATTTTAGTAGCGGCATTATTGGTTTCGGGAATGTTTTTTGCACAAGAAATTAAACCAAAATTTGAAGTAGTAGATAATATGGTAAAAGCAACTTACTATTTTGACAATGGTCAGGTTAGTCAAGAAGGCTTTTATTTAGATGGGAAGTTACATGGTAAGTGGATTTCATATACTGAAGCTGGAACAAAACAAACAATGGGTGAGTATGAAAGTGGTGCTAAAGTTGGGAAATGGTTTTTTTGGAATGAGAATTCATTAAGTGAAGTTGATTTTTCTAAAAGTAAAATGGAGTCGGTTAAAAAATGGTCTCAAGATGCTTTGGTAAATAACTAA
- the aspS gene encoding aspartate--tRNA ligase, which translates to MYRSHSCGALNASHINTEVTLAGWVQKSRDKGFMIWVDLRDRYGITQLIFDEQRTDKTVIEKAKSLGREFVIQVKGTVIERESKNPNMPTGEIEILVSELTILNEALLPPFTIEDETDGGEDIRMKYRYLDIRRNPVKNNLIFRHKVSMEVRKFLSDEGFCEIETPYLIKSTPEGARDFVVPSRMNEGQFYALPQSPQTFKQLLMVGGMDKYFQIVKCFRDEDLRADRQPEFTQIDCEMAFVEQEDILNIFENLTRHLLKEIKGVEVDKFPRITYDYAMKTYGNDKPDIRFDMKFGELNAVAQHKEFPVFNAAELVVGIAVPGCASYSRKEIDALIDWVKRPQVGALGMVYVKCEADGTFKSSVDKFYDQEDLQQWAEATNAKAGDLILVLSGPADKTRAQLSALRMELATRLGLRKADDFAPLWVVDFPLLEWDEESGRYHAMHHPFTSPKPEDIKLIETEPGKVRANAYDMVLNGNEIGGGSIRIHDRELQSRMFDLLGFSKEEALAQFGFLLNAFEYGAPPHGGLAFGLDRLVSILGGQETIRDFIAFPKNNSGRDVMIDAPSKIDNKQLDELHIQLNIKN; encoded by the coding sequence ATGTACAGAAGTCATTCATGCGGAGCTTTAAACGCTTCACACATTAATACAGAAGTAACCCTTGCAGGTTGGGTTCAAAAATCACGTGATAAAGGATTCATGATTTGGGTCGATTTAAGAGATCGCTATGGAATAACTCAATTAATTTTTGACGAACAAAGAACTGACAAAACGGTTATTGAAAAAGCAAAATCATTAGGAAGAGAATTTGTAATTCAGGTAAAAGGAACTGTTATCGAAAGAGAATCTAAAAACCCTAACATGCCGACAGGTGAAATAGAAATTTTAGTTTCTGAACTTACTATTCTAAACGAAGCGCTTCTTCCTCCTTTTACAATTGAAGATGAAACTGATGGTGGTGAAGACATTCGAATGAAATATCGTTATTTAGACATTCGTAGAAATCCGGTAAAAAACAATTTAATTTTCCGTCATAAAGTAAGCATGGAAGTCCGTAAATTTCTTTCTGATGAAGGTTTTTGCGAGATTGAAACACCTTACTTAATTAAATCTACACCAGAAGGTGCTCGTGACTTTGTAGTGCCAAGTAGAATGAATGAAGGTCAGTTTTATGCACTTCCACAATCGCCACAAACGTTCAAGCAATTGTTGATGGTTGGCGGAATGGATAAATATTTCCAAATTGTGAAATGTTTCCGTGATGAAGATTTACGCGCAGACAGACAACCTGAGTTTACACAAATTGACTGTGAAATGGCTTTCGTAGAGCAAGAAGATATTTTAAATATTTTCGAAAACTTAACACGCCATTTATTAAAAGAAATTAAAGGTGTAGAAGTAGATAAGTTTCCTAGAATTACTTACGACTATGCCATGAAAACATACGGTAACGACAAACCAGATATTCGTTTTGACATGAAATTTGGTGAGTTGAATGCAGTTGCTCAACACAAAGAATTCCCAGTATTTAATGCTGCTGAATTAGTGGTTGGAATTGCTGTACCAGGTTGCGCATCGTACTCAAGAAAAGAAATTGACGCTTTGATTGATTGGGTAAAACGCCCTCAAGTTGGTGCTCTAGGAATGGTTTATGTGAAATGCGAAGCTGATGGAACTTTTAAATCATCAGTAGATAAATTTTATGATCAAGAAGATTTGCAGCAATGGGCTGAAGCTACCAATGCTAAAGCTGGAGATTTAATTTTAGTACTTTCTGGACCTGCTGATAAAACACGTGCACAACTTTCTGCACTTCGTATGGAGCTAGCAACACGATTAGGATTACGTAAAGCTGATGATTTTGCTCCTTTATGGGTTGTAGACTTTCCTTTATTAGAATGGGATGAAGAAAGTGGACGTTATCACGCAATGCACCATCCTTTTACTTCTCCTAAACCAGAAGATATTAAATTAATTGAAACAGAACCAGGAAAAGTAAGAGCAAATGCTTACGACATGGTTTTAAACGGAAATGAAATTGGCGGAGGTTCTATTCGTATTCACGATAGAGAATTACAGTCCAGAATGTTTGATTTATTAGGATTTAGCAAAGAAGAAGCATTGGCACAATTTGGATTCTTATTAAACGCCTTCGAATATGGAGCGCCACCACATGGAGGTTTAGCATTTGGTTTAGATAGATTAGTTTCAATTTTAGGCGGACAAGAAACCATTCGTGATTTTATTGCTTTTCCAAAAAATAATTCTGGAAGAGATGTAATGATTGACGCACCATCTAAAATTGACAACAAACAACTGGACGAATTACACATTCAATTGAATATAAAAAATTAA
- the lepA gene encoding translation elongation factor 4, translating into MKNIRNFCIIAHIDHGKSTLADRLLGATQTVTAREEKAQLLDNMDLERERGITIKSHAIQMNYKHNGEDYILNLIDTPGHVDFSYEVSRSIAACEGALLIVDAAQSIQAQTISNLYLALENDLEIIPVLNKVDLPSANPEEVSDDIIDLLGCKLEDIIHASGKTGFGVDKILEAIIEKVPAPKGNVEEPLQALIFDSHYNPFRGIEVIFRVVNGEIKKGQKIKFMATGNEYFADEVGTLKLNQVPKDKISTGDVGYLISGIKEAKEVKVGDTITDAKTPTTNMITGFEDVKPMVFAGIYPVDTEDFEDLRASMEKLQLNDASLVFTAESSAALGFGFRCGFLGMLHMEIIQERLEREFDMTVITTVPNVSYHAYTKKEPDTVLIVNNPSDLPEPSKLDRVEEPYIKATIITKADFVGNVMSLCIEKRGVITNQTYLTTERVELNFDMPLAEIVFDFYDRLKTVSKGYASFDYAPIGMRESKLVKLDVLLNAQSVDALSALIHESNAYYIGKKMCEKLKELIPRQQFDIPIQAAIGAKIIARETIKALRKDVTAKCYGGDISRKRKLLEKQKKGKKRMRQVGNVEIPQEAFMAVLKLND; encoded by the coding sequence ATGAAGAACATTAGAAATTTTTGTATTATAGCTCATATTGACCACGGTAAAAGTACGTTGGCTGACAGATTATTAGGCGCAACGCAAACTGTAACTGCTCGTGAAGAAAAAGCACAATTGCTAGACAATATGGATTTAGAGCGTGAACGTGGTATTACCATTAAGAGTCACGCCATACAAATGAATTACAAACATAATGGTGAAGATTATATTTTAAATTTAATTGACACTCCAGGACACGTAGATTTTTCTTACGAAGTTTCTCGTTCTATTGCTGCTTGCGAAGGCGCTTTATTGATTGTAGATGCAGCGCAAAGTATACAAGCACAAACAATTTCAAATTTATATTTAGCGTTAGAAAATGACTTGGAAATTATTCCAGTTTTAAACAAAGTTGATTTACCAAGTGCAAACCCTGAAGAAGTTAGTGATGATATAATTGATTTATTAGGATGTAAACTAGAAGATATTATTCATGCCTCTGGTAAAACAGGCTTTGGAGTTGATAAAATTTTAGAAGCGATTATTGAAAAAGTTCCTGCTCCAAAAGGAAATGTAGAAGAACCTTTACAAGCCTTAATTTTTGACTCGCACTACAACCCTTTTAGAGGAATTGAAGTAATATTTCGTGTTGTTAATGGTGAAATTAAAAAAGGGCAAAAAATTAAATTCATGGCAACCGGCAATGAATATTTTGCTGATGAAGTTGGGACTTTAAAATTGAACCAAGTACCTAAAGACAAAATTTCTACAGGTGATGTTGGTTATTTAATTTCTGGAATTAAAGAAGCGAAAGAAGTTAAAGTTGGTGATACCATTACAGATGCAAAAACTCCAACTACAAATATGATTACTGGTTTTGAAGATGTAAAACCAATGGTATTTGCAGGAATTTATCCTGTTGACACCGAAGATTTTGAAGATTTACGTGCTTCAATGGAAAAATTACAATTGAATGATGCTTCTTTAGTATTTACTGCTGAAAGTTCTGCAGCATTAGGATTTGGTTTCCGTTGTGGATTTTTAGGAATGCTTCACATGGAAATCATCCAAGAACGTTTAGAACGTGAATTTGACATGACTGTTATTACAACAGTTCCTAACGTTTCATATCATGCTTACACAAAAAAAGAACCAGATACTGTTTTAATTGTTAATAATCCTTCTGATTTACCTGAACCTTCAAAATTAGATAGAGTTGAGGAACCATACATTAAAGCTACAATCATTACCAAAGCTGATTTTGTAGGTAATGTTATGAGTTTATGTATTGAAAAGCGTGGTGTAATTACCAATCAAACTTATTTAACTACTGAACGTGTTGAGTTAAATTTCGACATGCCTTTAGCAGAAATTGTATTTGATTTTTATGATCGATTAAAAACCGTTTCGAAAGGATATGCTTCTTTTGACTATGCTCCTATTGGAATGCGCGAATCTAAATTAGTAAAACTAGATGTTTTATTAAACGCACAATCTGTTGATGCACTTTCAGCTTTAATTCACGAAAGTAATGCTTACTATATTGGTAAGAAAATGTGTGAAAAACTGAAAGAATTGATTCCAAGACAACAATTTGACATTCCAATTCAAGCAGCTATTGGAGCCAAAATTATTGCTCGTGAAACGATAAAAGCATTAAGAAAAGACGTAACTGCCAAATGTTATGGTGGAGATATTTCTCGTAAGCGTAAACTTTTAGAAAAACAGAAAAAAGGTAAAAAGCGAATGCGTCAAGTAGGAAATGTTGAAATTCCACAAGAAGCGTTTATGGCTGTTTTAAAATTAAACGATTAG
- a CDS encoding TlpA family protein disulfide reductase: MKKIIYLLLLSSFVSFSQTEKKSKVTFTAKIENRNSDTLKIYGPNRFVEVIPIKNGVFKATFETTDGLHQFSDGKESSLLFLKDGDDLKLTMNAKEFDETIVYKGKGAEESNYLAQKALTDEKFEMSLEELMAKDEATFKAALADKKGKDLAALESKGLNKKLVEAIKPVIAQEEMMLTQFFNQKKVAAKLVGTPSPTFNYENHKGGKTSLESLKGKYVYIDVWATWCGPCIAEIPHLKKVEEAYHANNIEFVSISIDKVKDHEKWVKFVTNKELGGIQLFADNDWNSQFVKEYQINGIPRFILVGPNGEIVNADAPRPSSPSLVELLDSLLK, encoded by the coding sequence ATGAAGAAAATAATCTACTTATTATTGCTTTCGTCTTTTGTATCTTTTAGTCAAACTGAAAAGAAAAGCAAAGTAACGTTTACTGCTAAAATTGAAAATAGAAATAGCGACACTTTAAAAATCTATGGTCCAAATCGTTTTGTAGAAGTTATTCCAATAAAAAATGGTGTTTTTAAAGCTACTTTTGAAACTACAGATGGACTTCATCAATTTTCAGACGGTAAAGAATCATCGTTATTATTTTTAAAAGATGGGGACGACTTAAAATTGACAATGAATGCAAAAGAGTTTGATGAGACTATAGTTTATAAAGGAAAAGGAGCAGAAGAGAGTAATTACCTTGCCCAAAAGGCATTAACAGATGAAAAGTTTGAAATGTCTTTAGAAGAATTAATGGCAAAAGATGAAGCTACATTTAAGGCGGCTTTAGCTGATAAAAAAGGGAAAGATTTAGCGGCTTTAGAGAGTAAAGGTTTAAATAAAAAATTAGTTGAAGCAATAAAACCTGTTATTGCACAGGAAGAAATGATGTTGACTCAGTTTTTTAATCAAAAAAAGGTTGCTGCTAAATTAGTTGGAACTCCATCACCTACATTTAATTATGAGAATCATAAAGGAGGGAAAACATCATTAGAAAGTTTAAAAGGGAAATATGTTTACATTGATGTTTGGGCAACTTGGTGCGGTCCATGTATAGCTGAAATTCCACATTTAAAGAAAGTTGAAGAAGCGTATCATGCTAATAATATTGAATTTGTAAGTATTTCTATTGACAAAGTAAAAGACCATGAGAAATGGGTAAAGTTTGTTACAAATAAAGAATTAGGTGGAATACAGTTATTCGCAGATAACGACTGGAACTCACAATTTGTAAAGGAATATCAAATCAATGGTATTCCAAGATTTATTCTTGTTGGGCCAAATGGAGAAATTGTTAATGCTGACGCTCCAAGACCATCATCACCATCATTAGTAGAATTGTTAGATTCTTTATTGAAATAG
- a CDS encoding cold-shock protein, with translation MATGTVKFFNEEKGFGFITNDETGKDIFVHATGLRVDSLNEGDKVQFEEEEGRKGIVAAQVVVIED, from the coding sequence ATGGCTACAGGCACAGTTAAGTTCTTCAATGAAGAAAAAGGTTTCGGATTTATTACTAATGACGAAACAGGTAAAGATATTTTTGTACACGCTACAGGATTAAGAGTTGATTCTTTAAACGAAGGTGATAAAGTACAGTTCGAAGAAGAAGAAGGAAGAAAAGGTATCGTTGCTGCTCAAGTAGTAGTTATCGAAGACTAA
- the dusB gene encoding tRNA dihydrouridine synthase DusB — translation MPKIGNIELPDFPLLLAPMEDVSDPPFRRLCKLHGADLMYSEFISSEGLIRDAMKSKKKLDIFDYERPVGIQIFGGDEEAMEMSAKIVETVQPDLVDINFGCPVKKVVCKGAGAGVLKDVDLMVRLTKAVIKGTSLPVTVKTRLGWDENSINIDEVAERLQDIGVQALTVHARTRAQMYKGHSDWSHIARVKNNPRITMPIFGNGDIDSPEKALEYKNKFGLDGMMIGRAAIGYPWIFNEIKHYFNTGEILAPPSMADRIDAAKNHLIWSVEWKNERVGIVEMRRHYTNYFKGIHSFKEYKQRLVTTDDLEGLFKIFDEIADVYSNYEFDVK, via the coding sequence ATGCCAAAAATTGGAAACATAGAATTACCCGATTTTCCTTTACTATTAGCGCCAATGGAAGACGTGAGTGATCCGCCATTTCGTAGACTTTGTAAATTGCATGGGGCAGATTTAATGTATTCTGAATTTATTTCTTCAGAAGGGTTAATTCGCGATGCTATGAAAAGTAAAAAGAAACTGGATATTTTTGATTACGAACGACCAGTTGGAATTCAAATTTTTGGAGGAGATGAAGAAGCCATGGAAATGTCTGCTAAAATTGTTGAAACGGTTCAGCCCGATTTAGTAGATATTAATTTTGGTTGTCCTGTAAAAAAAGTTGTTTGTAAAGGAGCAGGAGCAGGGGTTTTAAAAGATGTAGATTTAATGGTGCGTTTAACTAAAGCCGTTATTAAAGGAACAAGTCTTCCAGTTACTGTAAAAACGCGTTTAGGCTGGGATGAAAATTCTATAAATATTGATGAGGTTGCAGAGCGTTTACAAGATATTGGAGTACAAGCATTAACTGTTCATGCAAGAACAAGAGCGCAAATGTATAAAGGGCATTCAGATTGGTCTCACATAGCTCGCGTTAAAAATAATCCAAGAATTACTATGCCTATTTTTGGTAATGGAGATATTGATTCGCCAGAAAAAGCATTAGAATATAAAAATAAGTTTGGTCTTGACGGAATGATGATTGGCCGAGCGGCAATTGGATATCCATGGATATTTAATGAAATAAAACATTATTTTAATACCGGCGAAATTTTAGCTCCACCATCAATGGCAGATAGAATTGATGCTGCAAAAAATCATTTAATTTGGTCTGTAGAATGGAAAAATGAGCGAGTGGGAATTGTAGAAATGAGAAGACATTATACAAACTACTTTAAAGGAATTCACAGTTTTAAAGAATATAAACAACGATTAGTAACAACTGATGATTTAGAAGGGTTGTTCAAAATCTTTGACGAAATAGCAGATGTGTATTCAAATTATGAATTTGATGTGAAATAA